A genomic segment from Euzebya rosea encodes:
- a CDS encoding alpha/beta fold hydrolase, translated as MEVAQRYNLTVGGVDTGQPMLFAHGFGCDQQMWRFVEPAFADRYRTILFDHIGAGQSDLTAWDADTYTSLEAYADDVLTIVRDLDLHDVVFVGHSVSAMIGVLAANAEPDRFAALVLVGPSPRYINDDDYVGGFSQADIDELFGALDSNYLGWSSAMAPVIMGNPDRPALGEELTESFCRTDPEIARQFAHVTFTSDNRADLEKVAVPTLVLQCANDVIAPEEVGRFVHDRIPDSSFELLDATGHCPNLSAPDATIDAIERFLRSRPE; from the coding sequence ATGGAAGTTGCGCAGCGGTACAACCTGACCGTCGGCGGTGTCGACACCGGACAGCCGATGCTGTTCGCCCACGGCTTCGGCTGTGACCAGCAGATGTGGCGGTTCGTCGAGCCCGCGTTCGCCGATCGCTACCGGACGATCCTGTTCGACCACATCGGCGCGGGCCAGTCGGACCTGACGGCATGGGATGCCGACACCTACACCAGCCTCGAGGCCTACGCCGACGACGTGCTGACCATCGTCCGCGACCTGGACCTCCACGACGTGGTGTTCGTCGGCCATTCGGTGTCGGCGATGATCGGCGTCCTGGCCGCCAACGCCGAGCCGGACCGGTTCGCGGCGCTCGTGCTGGTCGGACCGTCGCCGCGGTACATCAACGACGACGACTACGTCGGCGGGTTCTCGCAGGCCGACATCGACGAGCTGTTCGGGGCGCTCGACAGCAACTACCTGGGCTGGTCCAGCGCCATGGCCCCCGTGATCATGGGCAACCCCGACCGGCCGGCCCTCGGCGAGGAGCTGACGGAGAGCTTCTGCCGCACCGATCCCGAGATCGCTCGCCAGTTCGCCCACGTGACGTTCACCTCCGACAACCGTGCGGACCTCGAGAAGGTCGCCGTGCCCACGCTGGTGCTGCAGTGCGCCAACGACGTGATCGCCCCCGAGGAAGTGGGCCGGTTCGTCCACGACCGGATCCCCGACAGCAGCTTCGAGCTGCTCGACGCGACGGGCCACTGTCCGAACCTGAGCGCGCCGGACGCGACGATCGACGCGATCGAACGGTTCCTGCGGAGCCGCCCCGAGTGA
- the gatA gene encoding Asp-tRNA(Asn)/Glu-tRNA(Gln) amidotransferase subunit GatA, with product MASGELSAVEVARAHLDRIEATDDTTGAWLAMMADEALDVAADVDRRRAAGEALGALAGIPVAVKDVMCTKGTTTTAGSRMLETFVPPYDATVVARLRAADAVLLGKTNMDEFAMGSSTENSAYKVCHNPWDTDTTPGGSSGGSAAAVAAYQAPIATGTDTGGSIRQPAAVTGTVGIKPTYGRASRYGLIAFASSLDQAGTFGRTVRDATLGLEVMCGHDPKDSTSIPDPMTSWSDTLDRGVAGLRVGVVTEFMGDGASDGVRSAVQHAIDRLSSLGAEIVEVSLPHADYGLPAYYLIAPSEASANLSRYDGVRYGLRVDGETTHEMMAATRAAGFGAEVKRRIMIGTHALSAGYFDAYYGQAQKVRTLIIRDFEAAFAQADVLVGPTCPTAAFGLGDKTADPLAMYLNDVFAVPASLAGMPAMSLPVGFDSSGDGGDLPVGLQLIGPMLGEAVMVRAAAALEADLALDLTPRGPRALALPESE from the coding sequence ATGGCCAGCGGCGAGCTGTCGGCCGTCGAGGTCGCACGGGCACACCTGGACCGCATCGAGGCCACCGACGACACGACCGGCGCGTGGCTGGCCATGATGGCCGACGAGGCGCTGGACGTCGCGGCCGACGTCGACCGTCGCCGCGCGGCCGGCGAGGCCCTCGGTGCGCTGGCGGGCATCCCGGTGGCCGTCAAGGACGTGATGTGCACCAAGGGCACCACGACCACGGCGGGCTCGAGGATGCTGGAGACCTTCGTCCCGCCCTACGACGCCACCGTCGTGGCCCGGCTGCGGGCGGCCGACGCCGTCCTGCTCGGCAAGACCAACATGGACGAGTTCGCCATGGGGTCGTCCACGGAGAACTCCGCCTACAAGGTGTGTCACAACCCGTGGGACACCGACACCACGCCGGGGGGCTCGTCCGGCGGCAGCGCGGCCGCCGTCGCGGCCTACCAGGCACCCATCGCCACCGGCACCGACACCGGCGGGTCGATCCGCCAGCCCGCCGCCGTCACCGGCACCGTCGGCATCAAGCCCACCTACGGGCGGGCCAGCCGCTACGGGCTGATCGCCTTCGCCTCGTCGCTGGACCAGGCCGGCACCTTCGGTCGGACCGTGCGGGACGCCACGCTGGGGCTGGAGGTCATGTGCGGCCACGACCCCAAGGACTCCACGTCCATCCCCGACCCGATGACGTCGTGGAGCGACACCCTCGACAGGGGAGTGGCCGGGTTGCGCGTCGGCGTGGTCACCGAGTTCATGGGTGACGGGGCAAGCGACGGCGTCAGGTCTGCGGTGCAGCACGCCATCGACCGCCTCTCCTCACTCGGCGCAGAGATCGTCGAGGTGTCCCTGCCACACGCCGACTACGGCCTGCCGGCCTACTACCTGATCGCGCCGTCGGAGGCGTCGGCCAACCTCAGCCGCTACGACGGCGTGCGCTACGGCCTGCGCGTCGACGGCGAGACGACCCACGAGATGATGGCCGCCACCCGGGCCGCCGGATTCGGGGCCGAGGTCAAGCGGCGCATCATGATCGGCACCCACGCCCTCTCGGCGGGGTACTTCGACGCCTACTACGGGCAGGCGCAGAAGGTCCGTACCCTCATCATCCGCGACTTCGAGGCCGCGTTCGCCCAGGCAGACGTCCTCGTGGGGCCCACCTGCCCGACCGCGGCGTTCGGACTCGGCGACAAGACCGCCGACCCGCTGGCGATGTACCTCAACGACGTGTTCGCCGTCCCGGCGTCCCTTGCCGGCATGCCGGCCATGTCGCTGCCGGTCGGGTTCGACTCCAGCGGCGACGGCGGCGACCTGCCCGTCGGCCTGCAGCTGATCGGGCCGATGCTGGGCGAAGCCGTGATGGTGCGGGCCGCGGCCGCGCTGGAGGCCGACTTGGCCCTGGACCTGACCCCACGTGGGCCGCGTGCGCTGGCCCTCCCCGAGAGCGAGTGA
- the gatC gene encoding Asp-tRNA(Asn)/Glu-tRNA(Gln) amidotransferase subunit GatC: MALSDDDVRHVARLAQLDLTDDEITSLAPQLAEILAYAEKVSEVAADDVPPTSHPYPLRNVFRDDSIVAEPLPPEVVVANAPDAEELQFRVPRIIGESS; the protein is encoded by the coding sequence ATGGCACTCTCCGACGACGACGTCCGCCACGTCGCCCGGCTGGCCCAGCTGGACCTGACCGACGACGAGATCACCAGCCTGGCGCCCCAGCTGGCCGAGATCCTCGCCTACGCCGAGAAGGTGAGCGAGGTCGCGGCCGACGACGTGCCGCCGACCTCGCATCCCTACCCGCTGCGCAACGTCTTCCGCGACGACTCGATCGTGGCCGAGCCGCTGCCGCCCGAGGTCGTGGTCGCCAACGCCCCGGACGCCGAGGAGCTGCAGTTCCGCGTCCCACGGATCATCGGGGAGTCGTCGTGA